caagctgcattaacactccgcagtcagttgagaaggatctctgatagagatcgaaacgttcgagtaagtactccgttaacttgtgcttttacaaaaacgaaatttgtcatctatacaaaatcgaagctaaatgaaattctttcaagacACTTGCACGTTTTTAAAAGGACCATCCTGATTCAAGAATTCTGCACCGTTAAACCAACTAGGAGTTTCCATTAATTTCTTGGCACTGACTTCACGACTGGCAATATCACTAGGATTAGATGAGGAGTTTACGTAATACCAATCACTACATGAGCTGAATTCGTGAATCTGCTGAATTCTGTTAGCAACAAACACATGGAATCGTTTAGCCTCGTTGTTAATATATCCTAACACGACTTGACTATCAGTCCAGAAGAATTCGTTCACTTTATGATGGTCGTAGTTTAATTCTTCTTTGACGAATTTGCTCATTCTAGCTGAGATAACTGCAGCAGATAATTCAAGACGTGGAATTGTGTACACCCTTCTTAATGGGGCAACTCTGGCTTTCGCAATTACTAATGAGCAAGCACATCTGTTATTCCGGTTGATTATTCTTAGATATGTGCACTGTCCATACGCAAACTCACTCGCATCTGAGAAGTAGTGAAGCTCAACATTTTGTATTTCTCCAAAATCACTTGTTTTATAACAACGTTGGATCTGTAATTGCTTAAGCGCAACGATTTCTTTCCTCCACTTTTCCCATTTTGAGTATAGATACGAAGGTATTGGTTCATCCCATCCAACATTTTCTCTACACATCTCTTGAAGAATAATCTTTCCTTCGAAGACAACAGGTGCTGCGAATCCTAGTGCATCGTATAAGGAGCTAATTGTTGATAAAACGCCTCTTCGACTCAAAGGACAATCTTTCAATACTATTCGAAACTGAAAAGTGTCTGCTTCCACGCACAAAGTGACACCCAATGCACGTTCAATTGGTAGCGGATCGGTCTTGATGTCTAACGTTTTCAGACCCTTAGCTCTTTGCTCTTCAGGAATTGCTTCTAGAACAGCTCTTTTATTTGACATCCATTTGTGTAGCACCAAGCCAGCTGATGCACAAAGTTCCGTGCTGCTCTTGACAAGTTCGATAGCCTGCTGAATAGTAGGAAGTGACTTTAAACCGTCGTCTACATAAAAGTCATCTCGAATAAAATTCTGCAATTTCACCAAACTTTCCTTCTCCGTCGTCGGCAGCTCGCTTCAAGCCAAAGATTGTACACCCGGGAAAGCTTTTAGCACCGAACAAATGAACTTTCATACGATATTCcaccaattttttttcaaagtcaCTACCATCCCACCACAAGAACCGTAGTTTGTCTCGATCTTTGGGAGTTACATAAAATTGATGGAACATCCCTTTTATATCGGCCATGATGACAACCTCTTCTTTCCGGAACCGACATAGAATACCAACCAGGCCATTCATTAAATCTGGACCCTGAAGTTGGTAATCATTTAAACAGACGCCTTCGTATTTCGCCGAACAGTCGAACACAACTCTTATTTGGAGTGGAGTGGAGATCTAAATTGCATCATGAATAGTGACATTGACCAAAAAGGTAGCGCAAATAGGTCTGATAAATCTGTTTTTACGATTAAAAACctaatgaaaaatttaaatttaaatgatatttggagatccaaaaacatgaataagcGACAATTTACGTGGCGTAAgagatttaacaacattttccgTAGGCTGGATTACTGGTTAATATCAGAAGATCTCTTTTTAAATGGAGATGTTTTAGCCTGTGACATTCGTCCAGCTATTCTCACAGATCACCAGGCGGTATCAATTAAAATAGATTTGCATGAAAAAAAACGCGGTCCTGGTTTATGGATGTTCAACAATAGCTTTCTGAAAgatgaaacatttacaaaattagtaattaaaataattgatgtttcaatactaaaaaataatagagaaCCTGTAAGTGCAAATTTGTTATGGGagcttgtaaaaacaaaaataaaagaattttcaattgcatacggaaaacaaaaaaataaaaaccagaataaaaagaaagaaaaattacaaaaacaaataaaaaacttaaatgaaacaattatgaatactcaaaattgtgatataaccattgaaaataaaattgaaaacaaaaaaatagagcttgaaaacatttataatgtagAAGCAAAAGGCGCGCAAATTAGGTCCAGAGTAAAATGGATAGAGGAAGGCGAGCGGAATACAAAATACTTTCTTGGGTTAGAAAGatccaaaagtaaaaagaaacacataaaaagtttaattactaAAGATGGGAGCTTAGCAACGAGcccaattgatattttaaaggaacaaatacaacatttcgaAGGTTTAtacgcaaaaaatgttataaaccctggaaaaattaataaatacctttgtaattctattataaacaagctttcagaaatagaaaaagaaaattgtgaaggttacgtcactattgatgaatgtaaaaaggccattttcaatgatggaaaaaaataaaacacctggATCGGATGGTCTAAGTGTTGAATTTTATGTGttcttttggaataatattaaacatttaatttgcgaTGCGTTAAATGAAAGTTATAATTCTCAAGAATTATCCTTTTCGCAAAAACGAGGTGTAATCACCCTTTTGTTCAAGGATGGAGAAagagaaaatttgaataattggcgtcccattaccctcttaaacaccgattacaaaattcttgcacatgtattaagtaacagacttaaaatggttattaaatcaatagtaagttcagaccaaaaaggttatataaaaggccgtttcgctggtgaaaacattcggttaatagaagacctgctttattatacagagtgtaatgatatcgaaggggcaataattaccgtagattttaagaaggcttttgactctattagtagagattttatgttcaatgttctagaaaagtttaactttggaatgttcttttgtaactgggtaaaagtattatacaataacgttgaatgtgttacagttaacaatggttgggtttcaaacaattttaaaatggaaagaggtattagacaaggttgtcctctatctgctctgttattcattttagtggttgaagtaatggcatctagaataagaaacaaagatgactataagggtattaaacttccaaataatgaaaataacatagaagctagaataagccaattagccgatgatactgttttgtatgttggtaaTGACAAAAGTATTAAGTCAGCAGTCAGTGTAATTAAACGTTTTTGCGAAGTATCTGGaatgacactaaataaaaaaaaaccaatgctttttggattggtaaatggaagaacagaatagatagacctttagaattaaattgggtaaaacACCCGATCAAAATTTTAAGCATATATGTAGGGTATAATACAGAAGAAtgtaccagaaaaaactgggatgttaaattaatagagctagaaaagactttaaaacaatggaatgctagaaatctctcaatttttggtagaataataatcctgaaaagtcttgcactatctaaattaacatatgctgcaaatatcactgatgttccaaaatatgtatatacacaagttacaaatctaatatataattttatttggaacaataaaagggaaaagataaaaagaaaaactctaattggtgatgttgagatgggaggcattaaaatgcctgattttactcttcatgttaacgcactcatgtgtggctggttaaaaagaattatgaatgatgatggtgctaaatggaaaaatattccaatgtattatattaaaaaaatatgtgatgttaatgttttacttaatatgtcatgttataacattattgatgttaattctgataaaattccactgttttacaaaaatatgataaaagcctacataaattataacagaatctctaaaaaaaacctgaaacttataacgatataatgaatgagcaactgtggggaaaccactacgttaaactaaaaaaaaaacgcttttctacaagcattggattgacagtggcattatcagtattaaagacattgttaataagaacacttttttaacatcgaacgaaatactggtgaaactacaatgtaaaacaaactggttaaatgagtatttgtgcattattaagg
This genomic stretch from Antedon mediterranea chromosome 11, ecAntMedi1.1, whole genome shotgun sequence harbors:
- the LOC140063111 gene encoding uncharacterized protein, coding for MQQVRQMFEMDFVEHVSTKKGYSVEDHRFISILSSKIVKRNDGHYEMPLPMCREDVRFPNNRLAAVRRALQLKRKFKRNSTFKEHYIAFMNGILAGYAEKVPESEYGVTDDDGLKSLPTIQQAIELVKSSTELCASAGLVLHKWMSNKRAVLEAIPEEQRAKGLKTLDIKTDPLPIERALGVTLCVEADTFQFRIVLKDCPLSRRGVLSTISSLYDALGFAAPVVFEGKIILQEMCRENVGWDEPIPSYLYSKWEKWRKEIVALKQLQIQRCYKTSDFGEIQNVELHYFSDASEFAYGQCTYLRIINRNNRCACSLVIAKARVAPLRRVYTIPRLELSAAVISARMSKFVKEELNYDHHKVNEFFWTDSQVVLGYINNEAKRFHVFVANRIQQIHEFSSCSDWYYVNSSSNPSDIASREVSAKKLMETPSWFNGAEFLNQDGPFKNVQVS